Part of the Spirochaeta isovalerica genome, TGCTGTAGGCTGATTCAACAAAAGGGTTAATATATTCAACTCTCATTCAATGACTCCTGTATATTTTTCTGAACAATTATTTTTTTCTGTAGGCACTGATACCATTTGCCGAAATATCCTCCCAACCACTCAGGTTCGGCAATCTTTCATTCTGTCCGAGGATCAGAACTCCATTATCTTTAAGATTATCCAGAATAACCTGAATAACTTTATTCTGCAGTTCCACTTTGAGGAACGACAAGACATCTCTTATTATAACCATATCCAATCTTGAAAAAACTTCAAGGTTTTCCAGGTCTCTGAATTCAAACATGATAAGATCTTTCATGGAATTCTGAAACTGAAGCCCCGAATTGCTCTCGACCATGAACTCCTGATAAAAATCGGGCACAGAATTTTTCTGAAAAAGAAGCCCGGGGGCAGAAGCAACACTGATCAGATCCTTGTCAGATCCGTGAATTTTTATATTAAGATCGGATTTATACTTTTTGAGCATGGACAGCACAGAATATGTTTCATAACCTTTTCCGCACCCGGGATTCCAGACATTGAAATTGACTCCCGATGTCTGGGGAATAAAGGCTGTAACGGCATGAATATACTCTTCACTCCAGAGACTCTCGGTATAAGGGGAATAAAAGGATGTGAGATAAGAGTCCGCATCGTCCACACCGGTAAGCTGGATTGACTTGTTGCTGTTATATCTGTCTTCAAACCACTGGCTGTACCGTCTTCTGATCCAGTCATCATTAACAGGGGAAGCGTAAAACTGTTTGAAGGTGATAAGCGTTTCCTTGATAAATCCCAGCTCTCTTTCAGACTGATCAACAGGTTCAGAAGCTTGCTGTACCGATTGAGACTCTGCAGGTGCAGCAGCGAAACGACCGGAAGAACTCTCCATTGCCGGAACCGTATCATCTTCATCGTTTTTAGTTCCGAAAATAGCTTCAACATCAAGAATGACATAAAGCCTGTTGTTATTTTCAGCAACTCCGCTGATATATTTGATATTAATATCGCCGAACAGAGGATGGGGAGGCTGTACGCTCTCGCTGGAAATACCGACGACTTTATCAATCTCGTCGACGATAATACCGATTACATGATCCTCAAGCCGGACTATGATCATGCTTTCCAGTTCGTTTTCACCGGATTGCTTGGCAGGCTGATTAAAAAAGATTCTTAAATCGATGACGGAAATAATATCTCCCCGGAGATTATAGACTCCACGGACATAAGGTGCGGAATTCGGTACGAAAGTGAATTTTCCGGCTTTGGAAATTTCTTTAACCGTCATTATATCGATTCCGTAATCTTTTCCGGCCAATGAGAATGTTACCATTTTAAAATCTATCGAAGACTCTTTTTTGGCTTCCTGCTGTAAAAGATCTATGTCTGTAATTACATTATCCATTAACGTATCTCCAATAAATTCTCTTAATGCACTATTGTGGCGGCTCTTGCCATTCTGTCAGCCTGTTCTTTTTTAACACCCAGATCCAGCAGCTGTGCGACATCGATTATCAGGGAAACGGTACCGTCACCCAGGATAGTTGCGCCGGCAATACCCGGTGAGTTGGTATATTTGTCGAGAAGCGGTTTGATTACGACATCCTCTTCTCCGATCAACGAGTCCACCATGAGTCCCATTTTCTTGTCTCCGCTACCGACGATGACAATAAACTTATATTCGGCATCGGAAGTGGAAGGAATCCGGAATATATTGCCAAGCCTCATAAGAGAAATGACCTCGTCCCGGACGTTGAAAACTTCATATCCGTCAATCATATTGATACTGGACTGTTTGACTCTGTGAGATTCCGCTACCGAGGTTATTGGTATGGCGTAAACTTCCGGTCCCACGCGAACGAGCAGTCCCTGAATAATGGCCAGAGTTAATGGTAAGCGAATGGTAAAAGTAGTTCCCATACCCTTTTCAGACCATACAGTAACCGTTCCGTTCAGCTTTTCAATCTGTTTACGAACGACATCAAGACCGACTCCCCTGCCGGAAATATCGGTAACTGTTTTCGCAGTGGAAAAACCCGGTTCAAATATGAGATTGTAAGCTTCCATATCCGTAAGATTTTTACTCTGATGGATGACTCCGCGACTTATGGCTTTCTGGCGGACTTTATCAACATCAATTCCGGCTCCATCATCGGTAATTTCAATAACAATGAGGTTACCTTCATTTCTGGCAGATAGTAAAATGCGACCCTCTTCGGGTTTACCGGCTTTTTTTCTCACGTCCGGACTCTCGATACCGTGATCCAGAGAATTTCTGACACAGTGCATCAGAGGATCGAGAAGTTCTTCAATAACAGACTTGTCAAGTTCCGTATCCTCTCCCATGATATCGAGTTGGATCTGCTTGCCCAGCTTTTTCGACATATCCCGGACGAGCCTTGGGAAACGGGAGAAAATCTGATTAATCTGAACCATTCTGATCCGGAGAATTCCCTCGTGGAGGTCTCCTGTATTTCTGGCCAGATTAGCCGCGGTCCCTTTGAACTGATTGACTGCGGATTTTATGGAATCATCAAAATCATCGAACAGAGTTGTCAAATCGCCGAAACGCTTGTTGACATCTTTTTTTACAACTTTGAGATTATCTTCATTGCGGTATTCTTCAATGTATTCTGGAATGGATTCAAAAAGATTTTTGACCTTCTCCTTATATTCAGCTTCAACGGACTGAAGTGTATTCAAACACTCAGTAAACTGATTGCTTATCTGATTAAACGTCGCCTTATTAATTACCGCTTCGCTGACCAGATTAAGCAGGTTATCGATTCTCTTGCTGTCTACGCGGAGAATAGATCCAACCACTTTATCTTTAGTTTTGGCTTTGACTTTGGTTTTCTTTGCCGCTTCGGCAAAAGCTTTAGGGGTTTGGATCTCATCAGTTTCACTGCGGTTTTCAGGCTCTTCCTGAACAGGCTGAGCTGAGACTTTCGCAGGTTCCCTGACAGCTGTAGGTGTTGAGACAGGCTCCGGCTGTTTCACTTTGCGGGCCGGTTCAGCGGAAGCTGCAGGCGCATATCCCGGAGCCGAAGGGTTTTCGACCTGGTTAACAACAATTGATGTAGTCACATCAGAAATGGTTGCCCTTGCAATGATATCATCTTCTTCGAGATCAGTGGTCAGATAATAATCCACAACAGGATGATACCTGTCTTCATAAAGCTCTTCAAAATCGGGAACAGTCTTAAGTATGATCCCGGCTGCTTTAAGTGCTGCGTAAACCTGAATTCCTCCAACGGAATTCATGGGGTTGGATTCATCAAAACTGACAGAGACCCTCAGCACATCATTGCCTTTTCCGGCAGCTTCGAAAAGCTCCAGAGTTTCGTACTCGCTCAATCCTGTTTTCTGAACCGCTACAGAAGCCTGAGCCGGCTGAGACTGTGGAGCTGCCGATGCGACGGGGGCGGCTGCGGGTTCCGGCTGCGCCGGTCTGGTTGCAGGAGTTCCGTTTTTATTCTCCAGGGCCGATTGCAGCTGATTTTTAATATCCGAGATATCATCGCTGAAGACGTCCCCTTCCGATCGGGATTCCAGCATGGCTTTGATTACATCAATGGAAGACAACAGACCATCGACAACATCACCCGATACAGCGACGTTTCCGCTCCGGATCTCATCAAGCAGGTCTTCCACTATGTGGGTGAACTCGGCAAGTTCCGTCATCTGAACTGTGGCGGCTCCGCCTTTTAAAGTGTGAGCTGCTCTGAAAATCTCATCTATCGCATCATGATCAGATGGGTCATTCTCAATCGATAATATATTTTGTTCAAGAATTTCAACCTGTAGGTTTGCTTCGATAAAGAAATCTTTTAAAAGCTCTTCGTTGTTGGGATCAAGGTAATCACTCATATAAAACTAAATTTCATATAAAATAACCATATTGTCAAGTTTCAAAAATAAATTATGTGATATATGGAAGATGATCTATGTTCCGTTTATAATTTGATTTAGATAGTTTTACAGGAAAATATCATGAAACAAATCAAGACTGGGATTCTCATGACTTTCGGGCTTCTGTTACTTTTTCCTCTGGCATCTGCCGACATAACGACAGGCTTTACTTTGAGCAATGGCGGTTTTAATACGGATCCTCAATCTGCCGAT contains:
- a CDS encoding chemotaxis protein CheW — translated: MDNVITDIDLLQQEAKKESSIDFKMVTFSLAGKDYGIDIMTVKEISKAGKFTFVPNSAPYVRGVYNLRGDIISVIDLRIFFNQPAKQSGENELESMIIVRLEDHVIGIIVDEIDKVVGISSESVQPPHPLFGDINIKYISGVAENNNRLYVILDVEAIFGTKNDEDDTVPAMESSSGRFAAAPAESQSVQQASEPVDQSERELGFIKETLITFKQFYASPVNDDWIRRRYSQWFEDRYNSNKSIQLTGVDDADSYLTSFYSPYTESLWSEEYIHAVTAFIPQTSGVNFNVWNPGCGKGYETYSVLSMLKKYKSDLNIKIHGSDKDLISVASAPGLLFQKNSVPDFYQEFMVESNSGLQFQNSMKDLIMFEFRDLENLEVFSRLDMVIIRDVLSFLKVELQNKVIQVILDNLKDNGVLILGQNERLPNLSGWEDISANGISAYRKK
- a CDS encoding chemotaxis protein CheA; this translates as MSDYLDPNNEELLKDFFIEANLQVEILEQNILSIENDPSDHDAIDEIFRAAHTLKGGAATVQMTELAEFTHIVEDLLDEIRSGNVAVSGDVVDGLLSSIDVIKAMLESRSEGDVFSDDISDIKNQLQSALENKNGTPATRPAQPEPAAAPVASAAPQSQPAQASVAVQKTGLSEYETLELFEAAGKGNDVLRVSVSFDESNPMNSVGGIQVYAALKAAGIILKTVPDFEELYEDRYHPVVDYYLTTDLEEDDIIARATISDVTTSIVVNQVENPSAPGYAPAASAEPARKVKQPEPVSTPTAVREPAKVSAQPVQEEPENRSETDEIQTPKAFAEAAKKTKVKAKTKDKVVGSILRVDSKRIDNLLNLVSEAVINKATFNQISNQFTECLNTLQSVEAEYKEKVKNLFESIPEYIEEYRNEDNLKVVKKDVNKRFGDLTTLFDDFDDSIKSAVNQFKGTAANLARNTGDLHEGILRIRMVQINQIFSRFPRLVRDMSKKLGKQIQLDIMGEDTELDKSVIEELLDPLMHCVRNSLDHGIESPDVRKKAGKPEEGRILLSARNEGNLIVIEITDDGAGIDVDKVRQKAISRGVIHQSKNLTDMEAYNLIFEPGFSTAKTVTDISGRGVGLDVVRKQIEKLNGTVTVWSEKGMGTTFTIRLPLTLAIIQGLLVRVGPEVYAIPITSVAESHRVKQSSINMIDGYEVFNVRDEVISLMRLGNIFRIPSTSDAEYKFIVIVGSGDKKMGLMVDSLIGEEDVVIKPLLDKYTNSPGIAGATILGDGTVSLIIDVAQLLDLGVKKEQADRMARAATIVH